A window from Rana temporaria chromosome 8, aRanTem1.1, whole genome shotgun sequence encodes these proteins:
- the LOC120909363 gene encoding gastrula zinc finger protein XlCGF26.1-like — protein MPPSVSEGRGHVSERILNLTLEIIYLLTGEHYRPVKEPMVVTSRWAEKAPPSSLKNERYNDEKILDITKKIIELLTVDLELEKDVTMDNQKPLPSPDLLPGGSPLDISPSQEDPRAISPSSFRSSSPEEQSTSHTWDEKTLTTWEGSEDHPQLSKPTSHMSDSSTQEGVLCREGSSQTDKATTEHPPSHWLPCIKEEPSSCDEEHQTRGGPSPSGDQCDQVKEEKKDHVEYTTFVIKDESLPCNTTCSQCHMYFPDKDGFLKHCETHSKKKPLSSDSGKPPAGEKPFSCPLCGKNFAEKGLLRRHQKVHSGEKPFSCTYCGKCFAWKSNLTVHVMSHTGQKPYSCSECGKCFIAKSHVVEHKRSHTHEKPYPCPECGKCFVSKSQMLKHQRKHSGHRAFLCSDCGKSFTDKSVLIIHQRTHTGEKPYACSVCGKCFTTTTNLLVHERIHSGEKPYSCSECKRSFIHKSDLMKHQKIHTGEKAFACSVCGKCFRVKSGLTRHEKTHTGEKPFSCAICGKCFTCKSHLLSHHRVHTGEKPFPCNECEKWFTSNSDLIRHQRIHTGERPYACSECGKRFTFQSALVRHVRIHTGEKPYACEECGKCFVSNSDCAQHQKTHRGSRPA, from the exons ATGCCACCGAGCGTGAGCGAGGGAAGAGGTCATGTTTCCGAGAGGATATTAAACTtgaccctggagatcatctacctgctgaccggagag CATTACAGACCTGTGAAGGAGCCGATGGTGGTCACGAGTCGATGGGCCGAGAAGGCTCCGCCTTCCTCCCTAAAAAATGAGAGGTACAACGACGAGAAGATTCTAGACATCACAAAGAAGATCATTGAGTTACTGACCGTTGATTTGGAGTTGGAAAAGGACGTCACAATGGATAATCAGAAGCCCCTCCCATCTCCGG ATTTACTTCCTGGAGGATCTCCGCTGGACATTTCTCCATCGCAGGAAGATCCCAGAGCCATTAGTCCCTCCTCTTTTAGGTCCTCCTCCCCAGAGGAGCAAAGCACGAGCCACACTTGGGATGAAAAAACGTTGACCACGTGGGAAGGATCGGAAGACCATCCCCAGCTTTCCAAGCCGACCAGTCACATGTCCGACTCATCTACCCAGGAGGGGGTTTTGTGTAGAGAAGGCTCCTCACAGACGGATAAGGCTACCACCGAACATCCTCCATCACACTGGCTTCCGTGTATTAAGGAGGAACCCAGCTCATGCGACGAGGAGCATCAAACCAGGGGTGGTCCTTCTCCGTCTGGAGACCAGTGTGACCAAGTTAAGGAGGAAAAAAAGGACCACGTTGAGTACACAACTTTCGTTATTAAGGATGAAAGCCTCCCATGCAACACCACCTGCTCCCAATGTCACATGTACTTCCCGGATAAAGACGGCTTTCTTAAACACTGCGAAACGCACTCCAAAAAGAAGCCGCTTTCTAGCGATTCCGGCAAACCGCCTGCTGGAGAAAAGCCGTTCTCCTGCCCCCTGTGCGGGAAGAACTTTGCGGAGAAAGGGTTACTCCGCCGCCACCAGAAGGTCCACTCcggggagaagccgttttcctgcacGTACTGCGGCAAATGTTTCGCCTGGAAGTCCAACCTCACGGTCCACGTCATGAGCCACACGGGACAAAAGCCATACAGCTGCAGCGAGTGCGGTAAATGCTTCATCGCCAAATCGCACGTGGTGGAGCACAAGAGGAGCCACACGCACGAGAAGCCGTACCCGTGCccggagtgcgggaaatgcttcgTCAGCAAGTCGCAGATGCTGAAGCACCAGAGGAAGCACAGCGGCCACCGGGCATTCCTCTGCTCCGATTGCGGGAAGAGCTTCACCGACAAGTCGGTGCTGATCATCCACCAGAGGACTCATACCGGCGAGAAGCCGTATGCTTGCTCTGTGTGTGGGAAATGCTTCACCACGACCACCAACCTCCTGGTTCACGAGAGGATTCActcgggagagaagccgtattcgtgCTCGGAGTGCAAGCGATCGTTCATCCATAAGTCGGACCTCATGAAGCACCAGAAGATCCACACCGGGGAAAAGGCCTTTGCCTGCTCGGTGTGTGGGAAATGCTTTAGGGTCAAGTCGGGATTGACAAGGCACGAGAAGacccacacgggggaaaagccctTCTCCTGCGCGATATGTGGCAAATGCTTTACGTGCAAGTCCCACCTCCTATCCCACCACCGCGTGCACACCGGCGAGAAGCCTTTCCCCTGCAACGAGTGCGAAAAATGGTTCACCAGCAACTCCGACCTCATCCGGCACCAGCGCATCCACACGGGAGAGAGACCCTACGCTTGTAGCGAATGCGGCAAACGCTTCACCTTCCAGTCCGCTCTGGTTCGGCACGTGCgaatacacacgggggagaagccgtacgcctgcgaggagtgcgggaaatgctttgtCAGTAATTCAGATTGTGCTCAGCATCAGAAGACGCACAGGGGGAGCAGACCGGCTTAG